The following proteins come from a genomic window of Mycobacterium sp. DL:
- a CDS encoding NAD-dependent epimerase/dehydratase family protein, with protein MKVLITGGTGFVGAWTAKAVQDSGRDVRFLVRSAERLIASAGSIGVDVGDHVLGDIADADSVDRALEGCDAVIHCAAMVSTDPSRADEMLHTNLEGARYVLGGAAAKGLDPIVHVSSFTALFRPDLDVLHADLPVVGGNDGYGRSKAVVEAYARGLQDGGAPVDITYPGMVLGPPAGEQFGEAAEGVEAAYKMHSVPGRSAAWIVVDVRDLADLHVALLEPGKGPRRYMAGGRRIPVDELASLIGTAADRSLAVIPVPDTALRGVGALFDTIGSYLPFETPINSAAMQYYTQMPESDDTPSVHDLGVTQRDPAETIADTVDGLRRVGRI; from the coding sequence ATGAAGGTACTGATCACAGGCGGCACCGGGTTCGTGGGCGCGTGGACGGCCAAGGCCGTGCAGGACAGCGGGCGTGATGTGAGGTTCCTGGTGCGCAGCGCCGAGCGATTGATCGCCAGCGCAGGCAGCATCGGCGTCGACGTCGGCGACCACGTGCTCGGCGACATCGCCGACGCCGACTCCGTCGACAGGGCCCTGGAGGGTTGCGACGCGGTGATCCATTGCGCGGCAATGGTTTCCACCGACCCCAGCCGTGCCGACGAGATGCTGCACACCAATCTCGAGGGTGCTCGCTACGTACTCGGGGGAGCGGCCGCCAAGGGGCTGGACCCGATCGTCCACGTGTCGAGCTTCACCGCGCTGTTCCGTCCCGACCTCGACGTGCTGCACGCCGATCTGCCGGTGGTGGGCGGCAACGACGGCTACGGCAGGTCCAAGGCCGTCGTCGAGGCCTACGCCCGCGGCCTGCAGGACGGCGGAGCGCCCGTCGACATCACCTATCCCGGGATGGTGCTCGGACCGCCGGCGGGTGAACAGTTCGGCGAGGCGGCCGAGGGCGTCGAGGCGGCCTACAAGATGCACAGCGTGCCGGGGCGCAGCGCCGCCTGGATCGTCGTCGACGTCCGTGACCTCGCCGATCTGCACGTCGCGCTGCTGGAACCGGGCAAGGGGCCGCGCCGCTACATGGCCGGTGGCCGCCGGATCCCCGTCGACGAACTGGCGTCGCTGATCGGCACCGCCGCCGACCGGTCGCTCGCGGTCATCCCGGTGCCCGACACCGCCCTGCGCGGCGTCGGCGCACTGTTCGACACGATCGGCTCATACCTGCCGTTCGAGACGCCGATCAACTCCGCGGCGATGCAGTACTACACGCAGATGCCGGAGTCCGACGACACTCCCAGCGTGCATGACCTGGGCGTCACGCAGCGCGACCCGGCCGAAACCATCGCCGACACCGTTGACGGGTTGCGGCGGGTCGGCCGGATCTGA
- a CDS encoding VOC family protein, producing MAIEHLLAVVAVSDLTTSRDWYSSLFGRHPDNEPMPTLAEWQVVPGGWVQVFCDPDRAGSSLLNVAVDDLDAHIADLQQRGMNPEAAVEANKGVRLSTVTDPDGNLIRLIGGFRVEY from the coding sequence GTGGCAATCGAGCATCTACTGGCCGTGGTGGCCGTATCCGATCTGACGACCAGTCGTGACTGGTACAGCTCACTGTTCGGCCGGCACCCCGACAACGAACCCATGCCGACGCTCGCCGAATGGCAGGTGGTGCCCGGGGGCTGGGTGCAGGTGTTCTGCGACCCGGATCGGGCCGGGTCGAGCCTGCTCAACGTGGCCGTCGACGACCTCGACGCCCACATCGCCGACCTGCAGCAGCGGGGGATGAACCCCGAGGCGGCCGTCGAGGCGAACAAGGGTGTGCGGTTGTCGACGGTGACCGATCCCGACGGCAACCTGATCCGGTTGATCGGCGGCTTCCGCGTCGAGTACTGA